In a single window of the Ruminococcus albus 7 = DSM 20455 genome:
- a CDS encoding PQQ-binding-like beta-propeller repeat protein: MKKTTVKILSAFCASILAVNAAALNVFAADKTLSPDLTKADDNVLYWADQIGEDKMMWSDSPTGFTVADNGYLYICSADNIKKIDKFTGKEVLNGKMAGKAMYATKGPVYADGKVFMALDGGKIQAFDAETLTSLWVYTNKNGGKPTCDIVVENGYLYTGFWNSDEADADFVKVSAADGDTEKTDEEKTAEWEYTNAGGFYWTSAVVYDGKVTFGVENGKEGANEEGENNRTVTVDDATGELISKLGTAHDDIRSKLVLKDGVIYYTSREGGVHLIDTNGEVYGYGITASLLGPNGFTCTSTPIVENGRVYVTFQGTGWDDYNGSHIGVFDIVEAEGKIKLEPAYAVETSAECKAKGVFAGVDKEGYNVIYYVENGTSGVVRMLRDKAGMTAPADTVEETDLAGKKHTCPPVVFRPQGEHAQYCAVDPVYDEETGLLYIRNDSFNILAIGSGISDPDIQCPDITIHPNGVKTFVFKADETPADKEYTVDIKNGPVKTIGDITGKDLTFSVDKFSADDEVLTASFSYGLYNGNGKAPSVSQDIDVLVAENDDQYKRALAHKGDVNGDGKVNITDLAIVAANIKSRKVIDKYSFNAADVNADGKVNVSDITLTAANIKGKKLINKER; encoded by the coding sequence ATGAAAAAAACAACTGTAAAAATACTCAGTGCGTTCTGCGCATCTATACTGGCTGTAAATGCAGCGGCATTAAACGTGTTTGCTGCCGATAAGACACTTTCGCCCGATCTCACCAAGGCTGATGACAATGTCCTGTACTGGGCGGATCAGATAGGCGAAGACAAGATGATGTGGTCGGATTCCCCCACAGGCTTCACTGTTGCTGATAACGGATATCTCTATATCTGTTCGGCAGATAATATCAAGAAGATAGATAAGTTCACAGGCAAAGAGGTATTGAACGGCAAAATGGCAGGTAAAGCTATGTACGCTACCAAAGGCCCCGTTTATGCTGACGGCAAAGTGTTCATGGCTCTCGACGGCGGCAAGATACAGGCTTTCGATGCCGAGACCCTTACATCACTGTGGGTATACACAAACAAGAACGGCGGCAAGCCCACCTGCGATATCGTAGTTGAAAACGGCTATCTCTATACAGGCTTCTGGAACTCCGATGAGGCAGATGCCGATTTCGTAAAGGTAAGCGCAGCCGATGGGGATACCGAAAAGACAGATGAGGAAAAGACTGCAGAATGGGAGTACACCAATGCGGGCGGCTTCTACTGGACAAGCGCTGTTGTATACGACGGTAAGGTGACCTTCGGTGTCGAGAACGGCAAAGAAGGCGCTAACGAGGAAGGCGAAAATAACCGCACCGTCACCGTTGACGATGCAACAGGCGAGCTCATCAGTAAGCTCGGTACCGCACATGATGATATCCGCAGCAAGCTGGTACTCAAGGATGGTGTGATCTACTATACCTCGCGTGAAGGCGGTGTGCATCTGATCGACACTAACGGTGAGGTCTACGGCTACGGGATCACAGCTTCTCTTCTTGGCCCGAATGGTTTCACCTGCACCTCGACCCCGATAGTTGAAAACGGCAGGGTATACGTTACTTTCCAGGGAACAGGCTGGGACGATTATAACGGTTCCCACATCGGTGTTTTCGATATCGTTGAGGCCGAAGGCAAGATAAAGCTTGAACCTGCTTATGCCGTTGAAACTTCCGCAGAATGCAAGGCTAAGGGCGTTTTCGCAGGCGTTGACAAGGAAGGCTATAATGTTATATACTATGTTGAAAACGGTACTTCGGGCGTTGTACGTATGCTCAGGGATAAAGCAGGCATGACCGCTCCTGCCGATACTGTAGAGGAAACAGACCTTGCAGGCAAAAAGCATACCTGTCCTCCTGTTGTGTTCAGACCCCAGGGTGAGCACGCACAGTACTGCGCAGTTGATCCTGTATATGACGAGGAAACAGGACTTCTCTATATACGCAACGATTCATTCAATATCCTTGCAATAGGCAGCGGAATATCCGATCCCGATATCCAGTGCCCCGATATCACCATACATCCCAATGGTGTAAAGACCTTCGTCTTCAAGGCAGATGAAACACCTGCCGATAAGGAGTATACTGTTGATATCAAAAACGGTCCCGTGAAGACCATAGGAGATATCACAGGCAAGGATCTTACATTCAGCGTTGATAAGTTCAGTGCCGATGATGAAGTCCTCACAGCAAGCTTCAGTTACGGTCTGTATAACGGTAACGGCAAAGCACCTTCTGTATCACAGGATATAGACGTTCTCGTTGCAGAAAATGATGATCAGTATAAGCGCGCACTTGCTCATAAAGGCGATGTCAACGGTGACGGCAAAGTGAATATCACTGATCTGGCAATAGTTGCAGCTAATATAAAGAGCAGGAAAGTGATAGATAAGTACAGCTTCAATGCGGCTGATGTGAATGCAGACGGCAAGGTGAATGTCAGTGATATCACGTTAACAGCAGCAAATATAAAGGGCAAGAAGCTTATAAACAAGGAGAGATGA
- a CDS encoding SLOG family protein, whose amino-acid sequence MNGMKIISKDEFITDKASTCCFTGHRRRDLPFGGDTSKQGVRNLISTIHLLCREAYSRGIRTFITGMAEGADMICGSVIMDIIGSGECPGTRLVCALPYEGHIREIKLPRDRYVYSLLMQAASAVVVTGDIGDSGRYRERNRFMVENSSALIAVYKEKQRGSGTLQTINMAKRSGLDIHIIDLDKNPQFYCG is encoded by the coding sequence ATGAACGGAATGAAGATCATCTCAAAGGATGAATTTATCACTGACAAAGCATCCACCTGTTGTTTCACGGGACACCGTCGGCGCGACCTGCCATTTGGCGGAGATACCTCAAAGCAGGGAGTCAGGAATCTGATAAGCACTATACATCTGCTTTGCCGTGAGGCTTACAGCAGAGGCATCCGTACATTCATAACGGGAATGGCGGAGGGCGCTGATATGATCTGCGGATCGGTCATCATGGACATAATAGGCAGCGGAGAATGTCCCGGGACGAGGCTAGTATGTGCACTGCCCTACGAAGGACACATCAGGGAGATAAAGCTGCCGCGGGACAGGTATGTTTACAGTCTGCTGATGCAGGCGGCATCTGCCGTAGTGGTGACCGGAGATATCGGTGACAGCGGACGTTACCGTGAAAGGAACAGGTTCATGGTGGAGAATTCGTCGGCGCTGATAGCAGTATACAAAGAAAAGCAGCGAGGATCGGGCACTTTGCAGACCATAAACATGGCAAAGCGCAGCGGTCTTGATATACACATTATAGACCTCGACAAGAACCCGCAGTTCTACTGCGGATAG
- a CDS encoding LCP family protein produces the protein MSSAVKKKRRKKRSQAPVALVYVVTVLIFMGLISMLAIYMLRSYGLIGTEEKEETSVSVQTFNDLFARVNSNGDLADMVFMRIDPVNNSILVVPMPAETLNKTNNMKMGDIYKISGMASVKTAVEDTLGMRVDNYASLSNDSFERVFDMYGGITYKAPEELYYLSKKNNDNDISILKGELATLGGRQIRLLTQYPVYSNGKQGNNEFLGEAVESLINTMFQQDYITKDNLDNIYNIVTTNSDTDMNQDDFKLQKSYIKDMLTSKKSPAEKLLPTGTWGDKDSSFKINEDFITELKEKAAETIPEAGASSSEGAAESKQ, from the coding sequence ATGTCATCTGCCGTAAAGAAAAAAAGAAGAAAGAAAAGGTCACAGGCTCCGGTCGCCCTTGTATACGTGGTCACGGTACTGATATTCATGGGACTGATCTCAATGCTTGCGATATATATGCTAAGATCCTACGGACTGATAGGCACCGAAGAAAAGGAAGAAACTTCCGTTTCTGTACAGACCTTCAACGATCTGTTTGCGAGGGTGAACAGCAACGGTGATCTGGCAGACATGGTATTCATGAGGATAGACCCGGTGAACAACAGCATACTTGTAGTTCCCATGCCTGCGGAAACGCTCAACAAGACGAATAATATGAAAATGGGTGATATATACAAGATATCGGGCATGGCAAGCGTAAAGACCGCTGTGGAAGATACTCTCGGCATGAGAGTGGACAACTACGCTTCGCTTTCAAACGATTCTTTTGAAAGAGTGTTCGATATGTACGGCGGCATAACCTACAAAGCACCCGAGGAGCTGTACTATCTATCAAAGAAAAACAACGATAATGACATCTCGATACTGAAGGGTGAGCTTGCTACGCTTGGCGGCAGACAGATCAGGCTGCTGACTCAGTACCCCGTATACTCAAACGGAAAACAGGGCAACAACGAGTTCCTTGGCGAGGCTGTAGAATCACTGATTAACACTATGTTCCAGCAGGATTACATAACCAAGGACAATCTGGACAATATATACAACATCGTTACAACAAACAGCGACACTGACATGAACCAGGACGACTTCAAACTGCAGAAGTCCTACATCAAGGATATGCTCACAAGCAAAAAGTCACCTGCAGAGAAACTGCTTCCCACAGGAACATGGGGCGATAAGGATTCGTCATTCAAGATAAACGAAGACTTTATCACTGAACTGAAAGAGAAAGCAGCAGAAACGATACCTGAAGCCGGAGCATCTTCCTCCGAGGGTGCTGCAGAATCAAAACAGTAA
- the rimP gene encoding ribosome maturation factor RimP, with product MSKSKGGSSKKSTADIVAGLAQPLADELGLFLWDVRFEKEGATWYLRVLIDKDGGVTMEDCENFTRPFNKILDEADPIPQSYVFECGSPGLGRELRKPIHFEVCIGDVVRVRLIRPDENGEREFIVGLVGYDEEEKLIACQTLDENGDGAANVQFNLNDCAFVKLYDDGDLEEELAGAKFD from the coding sequence TTGAGTAAAAGCAAGGGCGGAAGCTCAAAAAAGAGTACGGCAGACATCGTTGCCGGGCTTGCACAGCCTCTGGCAGACGAACTGGGGCTTTTCCTCTGGGACGTAAGGTTCGAGAAGGAGGGCGCGACCTGGTATCTGCGGGTACTTATCGACAAAGACGGCGGTGTGACTATGGAGGACTGCGAGAATTTCACGAGGCCCTTCAACAAGATACTTGACGAGGCAGACCCCATACCGCAGAGTTATGTATTTGAATGCGGAAGTCCCGGACTGGGGCGCGAGCTGAGGAAGCCGATACACTTTGAGGTATGCATAGGCGACGTTGTAAGAGTAAGGCTGATACGTCCCGATGAGAACGGTGAGCGTGAGTTCATCGTGGGGCTGGTGGGCTATGACGAGGAAGAAAAGCTTATAGCCTGTCAGACACTGGACGAGAACGGCGACGGTGCGGCAAATGTACAGTTTAATCTTAACGACTGCGCTTTTGTAAAGCTTTACGATGACGGCGATCTGGAGGAAGAGCTGGCAGGTGCTAAGTTTGATTGA
- the nusA gene encoding transcription termination factor NusA: MNEQFFNALADLVSENEIDKDVLIEKIREGIIKAIKKENPESEHIRVDIEPATGKLEMCILKEVMKVMFVDDPANEIYIGEAQTYDPDIKVGDWVEIPVNPAKIGRVAAQFAKQSIKHDIKDFERNKLIEQYKDKEHEIVTATVQKVEPATGNAVITIDKNEHYFYRSEQIPGEVLKEGDKIKVYIVSLGGGEKRQPVVKLSRTHKDLVKRLFELEVPEIADGTVEIKSISRTEGVRSKIAVWSKDKNVDAVGACIGPKKSRISAVVQELKGEKIDVINWVEDEAEFIAKALAPAEVLSVELLEPEVRIEHKGEEKEFERVIKKCRVIVPNSQFSLAIGNKGQNAKLAAGLTGYKIDIVPENAPESAETEEE, encoded by the coding sequence ATGAACGAACAGTTTTTTAATGCGCTGGCAGATCTGGTCAGCGAGAACGAGATCGACAAGGACGTACTTATCGAGAAGATCAGAGAAGGCATCATCAAGGCTATAAAGAAGGAAAATCCCGAGAGCGAGCATATCAGAGTTGATATTGAGCCTGCTACCGGCAAGCTGGAGATGTGCATACTCAAAGAAGTAATGAAGGTAATGTTCGTGGATGACCCAGCTAACGAGATATATATCGGTGAGGCACAGACCTATGACCCCGATATAAAGGTGGGCGACTGGGTAGAGATACCTGTTAACCCCGCTAAGATAGGCAGAGTTGCGGCACAGTTCGCAAAGCAGTCCATAAAGCACGATATCAAGGATTTCGAGAGAAACAAGCTGATAGAGCAGTACAAGGACAAGGAACACGAGATAGTTACCGCTACGGTACAGAAGGTAGAGCCTGCTACAGGCAACGCTGTTATCACCATCGACAAGAACGAGCACTACTTCTACCGCAGTGAGCAGATACCCGGCGAGGTCCTCAAAGAGGGCGACAAGATCAAGGTATACATCGTGAGCCTTGGCGGCGGCGAGAAGAGACAGCCTGTCGTTAAGCTTTCGAGAACTCACAAGGATCTGGTAAAGAGACTGTTCGAGCTGGAAGTTCCCGAGATCGCTGACGGCACAGTTGAGATAAAGTCCATATCCAGAACAGAGGGCGTAAGAAGCAAGATCGCTGTATGGTCCAAGGACAAGAACGTTGACGCTGTGGGTGCCTGCATAGGTCCCAAGAAGTCCAGGATATCCGCTGTGGTACAGGAACTGAAGGGCGAGAAGATAGACGTTATCAACTGGGTAGAGGACGAAGCAGAGTTCATCGCAAAGGCGCTGGCACCTGCTGAGGTACTCAGCGTTGAACTGCTGGAGCCTGAGGTAAGGATCGAGCACAAGGGCGAGGAAAAGGAATTCGAGAGAGTTATCAAGAAGTGCCGTGTCATAGTTCCCAACAGTCAGTTCTCACTGGCGATAGGAAACAAGGGTCAGAACGCAAAGCTGGCGGCAGGACTCACAGGCTACAAGATAGACATCGTCCCCGAGAACGCTCCCGAGAGTGCGGAGACAGAGGAAGAATAA
- the rnpM gene encoding RNase P modulator RnpM gives MPVKPKKIPMRMCLGCGEMKPKKELVRVVRSKEGEINLDLTGKKAGRGAYICADAECLKKARKGRKLEKSFACRIDDEIYDSMEKELSGNEQ, from the coding sequence ATGCCAGTAAAGCCGAAGAAGATACCGATGAGAATGTGTCTCGGCTGCGGCGAGATGAAGCCCAAGAAAGAGCTTGTCAGGGTGGTACGTTCAAAAGAAGGCGAGATAAACCTTGACCTGACAGGAAAAAAGGCAGGCAGAGGTGCATATATATGTGCAGACGCTGAATGTCTGAAAAAGGCACGCAAGGGCAGAAAGCTGGAAAAGAGCTTCGCGTGCAGGATAGATGATGAGATATACGATTCTATGGAAAAGGAGCTGAGCGGTAATGAGCAGTAA
- a CDS encoding L7Ae/L30e/S12e/Gadd45 family ribosomal protein, with product MSSNGKSGILSMSRKAGKIVMGMDMVKDACSLGNAKAVFTAADISEKSLKEVRYTCARYEVKLYALGMTMDEVALGLGKRVGVVAMTDAGFAKSCAKGLEEIVIDRNEFGI from the coding sequence ATGAGCAGTAACGGAAAATCAGGTATACTTTCAATGAGCCGCAAGGCAGGCAAGATCGTTATGGGCATGGACATGGTAAAGGATGCTTGTTCCCTCGGGAATGCCAAAGCGGTATTCACTGCGGCGGACATCTCTGAGAAATCGCTGAAAGAGGTAAGATACACCTGTGCGAGATACGAGGTGAAGCTTTACGCACTGGGCATGACTATGGACGAGGTAGCCCTGGGTCTGGGCAAGCGCGTAGGCGTGGTGGCGATGACCGATGCAGGTTTCGCAAAGAGCTGTGCCAAGGGACTTGAAGAGATCGTGATCGACAGGAACGAATTCGGTATCTGA
- the infB gene encoding translation initiation factor IF-2 — protein sequence MSTKATKKIKLGDLAKNLSLTNNDIAECLEKLDGVTRKTQASLTPEEVSYVFEYFTQNNQVENFDAYFANTVKPAEEPKPRKAEKKTAAKAEEKKTAPKTEEKKEAVKAEPKVEEKKPEVKVEEKKPEPKAEEKKEAVKAEPKAEEKKPEVKAEKKPDKKKEKKEAKKQEHGVKMQLGGGSSFGGDDSKGYTVSESTDDHSDGKRRTVDTRGSYIELDKYNEKYDNMATSKQGNKNDNFRKKQKITQKSQQYKKQQHSHKKETEQDKLNRLALEKARKQQLKVMIPDEIVVSELASRLKVTATEVIKKLMALGVFASINEVVDFDTASLVAEELGAKVEKEVHITIEERLIEDEADAPEDLEDRCPVVVVMGHVDHGKTSILDRIRNANVAEGEAGGITQHIGAYQVKCNGQKITFLDTPGHEAFTSMRARGANITDIAILVVAADDGIMPQTVESINHAKAAGVSVIVAINKMDKEGADPDRVKQQLTEHELVVEEWGGDVIAVPVSAKTGMGIDELLENVLLVAEVKELKANPNRLAKGAVIEARLDKGKGPVATLLVQNGTLHAGDVIIAGTSVGRVRTMTDYRGKPITEAGPSTPVEITGLGEVPTAGETFNAVEDEKLARELVEQRKHEAKEDEFKKFQKVTLDNLFSQISEGEMKELPIIVKADVQGSVEAVKQSLEKISNEEVRVRVIHGAVGAVNESDVMLANASNAIIVGFNVRPDPVAKANAEQDGVEIRLYRIIYDAIEEITDAMKGMLAPKYREVETARVEVRQVYKISSVGTVAGCYVLDGKIGRNDLIRVVRDGIIVADDKMSSLKRFKDDAKEVSEGFECGITLEKFSDIKEGDIFEGYIMEEYRD from the coding sequence ATGAGTACGAAAGCAACTAAGAAGATAAAACTGGGCGACCTGGCTAAGAACCTGTCGCTGACCAACAATGATATAGCGGAGTGTCTTGAAAAGCTGGACGGTGTTACCAGAAAGACACAGGCTTCACTGACACCGGAAGAGGTAAGCTACGTATTTGAATACTTCACCCAGAATAATCAGGTGGAGAACTTTGATGCATACTTTGCAAACACTGTAAAGCCTGCTGAGGAGCCTAAGCCCAGGAAGGCCGAGAAGAAGACCGCGGCTAAGGCAGAGGAAAAGAAGACTGCTCCCAAGACGGAGGAGAAGAAGGAAGCTGTTAAGGCTGAACCCAAGGTCGAGGAGAAAAAGCCAGAGGTCAAGGTCGAAGAAAAGAAACCCGAGCCCAAGGCAGAAGAAAAGAAGGAAGCTGTTAAGGCTGAACCCAAGGCTGAGGAAAAGAAGCCCGAAGTAAAGGCTGAGAAGAAGCCCGATAAGAAGAAGGAAAAGAAGGAAGCCAAGAAGCAGGAACACGGTGTGAAGATGCAGCTGGGCGGCGGAAGTTCCTTTGGCGGCGATGACAGCAAGGGCTATACTGTATCTGAGAGCACCGACGATCATTCGGACGGCAAGAGAAGAACTGTCGATACACGCGGAAGCTACATCGAGCTGGACAAGTACAACGAGAAGTACGACAATATGGCTACCAGCAAGCAGGGCAACAAGAACGACAACTTCCGCAAGAAGCAGAAGATAACCCAGAAGTCCCAGCAGTACAAGAAGCAGCAGCACTCCCACAAGAAGGAGACCGAGCAGGATAAGCTGAACAGACTGGCTCTTGAAAAGGCAAGAAAGCAGCAGCTGAAGGTAATGATACCCGATGAGATCGTAGTATCCGAACTGGCAAGCAGACTGAAGGTAACTGCTACCGAGGTCATCAAGAAGCTGATGGCACTGGGCGTATTCGCTTCAATCAACGAGGTAGTTGACTTTGATACAGCTTCACTGGTAGCTGAGGAGCTGGGTGCAAAGGTAGAGAAGGAAGTACACATCACCATTGAGGAAAGACTTATAGAGGACGAGGCTGATGCTCCCGAGGATCTGGAGGATCGCTGCCCTGTAGTAGTTGTTATGGGACACGTTGACCACGGTAAGACTTCCATACTCGACAGAATAAGAAACGCTAACGTTGCAGAGGGTGAAGCAGGCGGTATCACACAGCATATCGGTGCTTACCAGGTAAAGTGCAACGGACAGAAGATAACATTCCTGGATACCCCCGGTCACGAGGCATTTACTTCCATGAGAGCAAGAGGTGCGAATATCACCGATATAGCTATACTCGTTGTTGCGGCTGATGACGGTATCATGCCACAGACTGTAGAGTCTATAAACCATGCAAAGGCAGCAGGAGTATCCGTTATAGTTGCTATAAACAAGATGGATAAAGAGGGTGCTGACCCTGACAGAGTAAAGCAGCAGCTGACCGAGCATGAACTGGTAGTTGAAGAATGGGGCGGTGACGTTATCGCAGTTCCCGTATCTGCAAAGACAGGCATGGGCATTGACGAACTGCTTGAGAACGTACTGCTGGTAGCAGAGGTCAAGGAGCTTAAAGCTAACCCCAACAGACTTGCTAAGGGTGCTGTTATCGAAGCACGTCTTGACAAGGGCAAGGGTCCTGTTGCTACACTGCTTGTACAGAACGGTACTCTCCATGCAGGCGACGTTATCATCGCAGGCACATCTGTCGGCAGAGTAAGAACCATGACAGACTACCGCGGCAAGCCTATCACTGAGGCAGGTCCTTCCACACCTGTTGAGATAACAGGTCTGGGCGAAGTTCCTACCGCAGGTGAGACCTTCAACGCAGTTGAGGACGAGAAGCTGGCAAGAGAACTGGTAGAGCAGCGTAAGCACGAGGCTAAGGAAGACGAGTTCAAGAAGTTCCAGAAGGTAACACTGGACAATCTGTTCTCACAGATATCCGAGGGCGAGATGAAGGAGCTGCCTATCATCGTAAAGGCAGACGTTCAGGGTTCTGTGGAAGCTGTAAAGCAGTCGCTGGAAAAGATATCCAACGAAGAAGTAAGAGTAAGAGTTATCCACGGTGCTGTCGGTGCGGTAAACGAGAGCGACGTTATGCTTGCTAATGCATCCAACGCTATCATCGTCGGATTCAACGTTCGTCCCGACCCTGTTGCAAAGGCAAATGCTGAGCAGGACGGTGTCGAGATAAGACTGTACCGTATAATCTACGATGCTATCGAAGAGATCACCGACGCTATGAAGGGTATGCTTGCACCTAAGTACAGAGAAGTTGAGACTGCTCGTGTTGAGGTAAGACAGGTATACAAGATCAGCTCTGTTGGTACTGTTGCAGGCTGTTACGTACTGGACGGCAAGATCGGCAGAAACGACCTTATCAGAGTCGTTCGTGACGGTATAATCGTGGCTGACGACAAGATGAGCTCCCTGAAGCGTTTCAAGGACGATGCTAAGGAAGTCAGCGAAGGCTTCGAGTGCGGTATCACTCTGGAGAAGTTCTCCGATATCAAGGAAGGCGACATCTTCGAGGGATACATCATGGAAGAGTACCGCGACTGA
- a CDS encoding GNAT family N-acetyltransferase, which yields MINEMNDTKFEFTNKLNVEDYLRFREEAGWKRLAAEQAQAGLDNSYAVIAAVSGGETVGFARLLWDGGYVAYLAEVYVMEECRHQGLAKVMVENLIEKLRAEKKEGWEIKIHLLANLGRESFYEPFGFRTRPDDKDGAAMDMWL from the coding sequence TTGATAAACGAAATGAACGATACTAAGTTTGAATTTACGAATAAACTGAATGTTGAGGACTATCTGCGATTTCGGGAGGAGGCGGGCTGGAAACGGCTTGCCGCCGAACAGGCGCAGGCAGGACTTGACAACAGCTATGCAGTCATAGCAGCGGTGTCGGGCGGTGAAACTGTCGGCTTTGCCAGACTTTTATGGGACGGCGGATATGTGGCTTACCTCGCGGAGGTATACGTTATGGAGGAATGCCGTCATCAGGGACTGGCTAAAGTGATGGTAGAAAATCTCATAGAAAAGCTGAGGGCTGAGAAAAAAGAAGGCTGGGAGATAAAGATACATCTTCTGGCTAATCTCGGCAGAGAAAGCTTTTACGAGCCTTTCGGATTCAGGACAAGACCTGATGACAAAGACGGCGCGGCTATGGATATGTGGCTGTAA
- the rbfA gene encoding 30S ribosome-binding factor RbfA, with amino-acid sequence MASHKAGRMSEDIRRIISGKMADLKDPRINGGEFLTVVRCDVARDGSFCKVYISSFRGLEEAKKAVKGFESATGYLKREISNVLGLKKCPELKFVADDSIEHSAAITKKLRELVKDERSEDEEGAEESAED; translated from the coding sequence ATGGCATCACACAAGGCAGGACGTATGTCCGAGGATATAAGACGTATAATCTCGGGAAAAATGGCAGACCTGAAAGACCCGAGGATAAACGGAGGAGAGTTCCTGACAGTGGTACGCTGCGATGTGGCAAGGGACGGCTCTTTCTGTAAGGTATATATATCCAGCTTCAGAGGGCTTGAGGAAGCAAAGAAGGCTGTTAAGGGCTTTGAATCGGCTACGGGGTATCTCAAAAGGGAGATATCAAATGTGCTGGGTCTGAAAAAGTGTCCCGAGCTGAAATTTGTGGCTGATGATTCGATAGAGCATTCGGCTGCTATAACAAAGAAGCTGAGAGAGCTGGTAAAAGATGAGCGTTCCGAAGATGAAGAGGGCGCTGAGGAGTCCGCAGAGGACTAA
- a CDS encoding DHH family phosphoesterase has product MEYGEINRIFEENDKFLILTHKSPDGDTLGSGFGLCYFLRDMGKLANVVNSDGFPERYDFMYAEYTAQDFEPEYIIAVDIADVTLMGSGLAKYQQEGMVDLCIDHHISNKHYAKLTHVEGQTAAAAHILYKIFKESGRKLRDITAKCLYTGIATDTGCFKYENTTPETHMAAAELMAYDIDFANVNRKMFDVKSKGRLKVEQAVTGAMEYYLNDRCAVISITTELMERCGADPAEFDGLASIPLSAEGVIIGLTIKQRHSNVYKISVRTTEEMDASEFCSYFGGGGHIRAAGCEIKGTLEEVKEKLLERAGQVLGI; this is encoded by the coding sequence ATGGAATACGGCGAGATAAACAGGATTTTTGAAGAAAACGACAAATTTCTCATATTGACACACAAGAGCCCTGACGGTGATACGCTGGGCAGCGGTTTCGGGCTGTGCTATTTTCTGAGAGATATGGGCAAGCTGGCTAACGTGGTGAATTCTGACGGATTCCCCGAAAGGTATGACTTTATGTACGCAGAGTACACGGCGCAGGATTTCGAGCCCGAGTACATCATAGCTGTGGACATAGCCGATGTCACACTTATGGGCAGCGGACTTGCTAAATATCAGCAGGAGGGCATGGTGGACCTTTGCATAGACCACCACATATCGAACAAGCATTATGCAAAGCTGACCCATGTTGAGGGGCAGACAGCTGCTGCGGCGCATATACTATATAAGATATTCAAGGAATCCGGCAGGAAGCTGAGGGACATCACAGCTAAGTGCCTGTACACGGGCATCGCTACGGATACAGGCTGTTTCAAGTACGAGAACACAACTCCCGAGACCCACATGGCGGCAGCGGAGCTTATGGCTTACGATATCGACTTTGCCAACGTAAACAGGAAGATGTTCGATGTTAAGAGCAAGGGCAGGCTGAAAGTCGAGCAGGCTGTTACGGGTGCTATGGAATACTACCTGAATGACAGATGCGCGGTGATAAGCATAACCACAGAGCTTATGGAGCGCTGCGGTGCTGACCCTGCGGAATTTGACGGACTGGCTTCAATACCACTTTCGGCTGAAGGTGTAATCATAGGTCTGACCATAAAACAGAGGCACTCCAACGTATACAAGATATCTGTGAGGACCACCGAGGAAATGGACGCTTCGGAGTTCTGCAGCTATTTCGGCGGCGGCGGACATATCCGCGCTGCAGGCTGTGAGATAAAGGGCACCCTCGAAGAAGTCAAGGAAAAGCTGCTTGAAAGAGCAGGACAGGTACTCGGTATATGA